The stretch of DNA GCCGGGGATGTCGTTTTGGGAGAGACGCCAGACGATGTCTTTATCTGGAGTTACTTCGAGTACACCATGGCCGTTTCCTGTCGAGATGAGGTGATTGCCATTCTTCAAAACTATGGCGCTAAATGTTTTGGCACCGTAGGCTTCTGGACCATGCCCCTTGGCAGGCTCTTTACCAAACAAAGGTACGTCAAAGTTCCACACGACTTTGCCTGAAGAAGTGTATCGAGCCACGCGCTGTTCTCCTTCATGGCTTACCAGGTAATCGCCGTTCTCGAGTTTACGAACCAGACGAGTATCCGTGTGTGCATGTGGGGTTCTTACCTGAAGGGGAATCTGGGAAACCAATTTTCCTTGAGAATCAACCTCCACAATTCGGCTGATCCCGCTTTCAGCGATCATGGTGTTTCCATTCGCAAGTCTCTGAAAGGCATGGATCTCAATTTTCTGACCATTGTAACCTTCAGTCTTACTGCTGTCGTATTCCCAAACGGTATTTCCAGCGAGATCCAGCTCCATAACTTTCGTCCAGGTATTATTTACCAAGAGGTTGCCATTCTCCAGCAACTGAAGGTCATGAACCTGCGTAATGGGATGCTCCCAGAGAAGGGTTCCATCCGCTTCGGCTATAGCAAGCTTGCCCGATTCTGCGGCAATAACAAGCCGGTCGATTTGGGAAGCAGGCTTACAGGCCACGCAGGCAATCAACAAAGAAAGT from Verrucomicrobiota bacterium encodes:
- a CDS encoding PQQ-binding-like beta-propeller repeat protein; translation: MKSFLLLSLLIACVACKPASQIDRLVIAAESGKLAIAEADGTLLWEHPITQVHDLQLLENGNLLVNNTWTKVMELDLAGNTVWEYDSSKTEGYNGQKIEIHAFQRLANGNTMIAESGISRIVEVDSQGKLVSQIPLQVRTPHAHTDTRLVRKLENGDYLVSHEGEQRVARYTSSGKVVWNFDVPLFGKEPAKGHGPEAYGAKTFSAIVLKNGNHLISTGNGHGVLEVTPDKDIVWRLSQNDIPGVTLAWVTTLQELSNGNFVLGNCHAGPDNPQIIEINRAKELVWSWKNVTDFQKNALSNSLVVEGEQARSLKSRLKAL